The following proteins are encoded in a genomic region of Candidatus Polarisedimenticolaceae bacterium:
- a CDS encoding phosphomannomutase CpsG (capsular polysaccharide biosynthesis protein; catalyzes the formation of D-mannose 6-phosphate from alpha-D-mannose 1-phosphate): protein MNSSRRLTCFKAYDIRGRIPDELNREMAGTIARAYAAFVEPKKVAVGYDVRLTSPELAQAVRDGLTASGVDVVDIGRCGTEQVYFATFHLGLDGGIMVTASHNPADYNGLKLVREKAKPISADTGLADIERLALAGDFPASARRGTVERVDLAKAYADHLLSYVTPSSLKPLTLVVNAGNGGAGVVIDALEPHLPFRFVKIHHTPDGTFPNGIPNPLLPEKRADTARAVALHRADMGIAWDGDFDRCFLFDGNGGFIEGYYIVGLLASQVLKRARGAKIVHDPRLTWNTIDVVRRLGGTPVQSKSGHAFMKEVMRREDAAYGGEMSAHHFFREFAYCDSGMIPWLLVAQMISETGTPLADLVLEAMSRFPTSGEINRRVADAKAVMGRIRATYGAQALGVDETDGVGIELAQWRFNLRMSNTEPLIRLNVETRGDKALLAEKTDELLAAIGGEA from the coding sequence ATGAACTCGTCCCGCCGCCTCACGTGCTTCAAGGCCTACGACATCCGCGGCCGCATTCCCGACGAGCTGAACCGCGAGATGGCGGGGACGATCGCGCGCGCCTACGCGGCGTTCGTCGAGCCGAAGAAGGTCGCGGTCGGCTACGACGTGCGTCTCACGAGCCCGGAGCTCGCGCAGGCGGTGAGGGATGGGCTCACGGCCTCGGGCGTCGACGTCGTCGACATCGGCCGGTGCGGCACCGAGCAGGTCTACTTCGCGACGTTCCATCTCGGTCTCGACGGCGGGATCATGGTGACGGCGAGCCACAATCCGGCCGACTACAACGGCCTCAAGCTCGTGCGCGAAAAGGCGAAGCCGATCAGCGCGGACACCGGTCTCGCCGACATCGAGCGCCTGGCGCTCGCGGGCGACTTCCCGGCGTCGGCGCGGCGCGGGACCGTGGAGCGCGTCGATCTCGCCAAGGCGTACGCGGATCATCTGCTCTCCTACGTGACGCCGTCGTCGCTCAAGCCGCTCACGCTCGTCGTCAACGCGGGGAACGGCGGCGCGGGCGTCGTCATCGACGCGCTCGAGCCGCATCTGCCGTTCCGCTTCGTGAAGATCCACCACACGCCCGACGGCACCTTTCCGAACGGCATCCCGAACCCGCTCCTCCCCGAGAAGCGCGCCGACACCGCACGCGCGGTCGCCCTGCACCGCGCCGACATGGGCATCGCGTGGGACGGCGACTTCGACCGCTGCTTCCTCTTCGACGGGAACGGCGGCTTCATCGAGGGCTACTACATCGTGGGGCTCCTCGCATCGCAGGTGTTGAAGCGCGCGCGCGGCGCGAAGATCGTCCACGACCCGCGCCTGACCTGGAACACGATCGACGTCGTCCGGCGCCTCGGCGGGACTCCCGTTCAGAGCAAGTCGGGCCACGCGTTCATGAAGGAGGTCATGCGACGCGAGGACGCGGCCTACGGCGGCGAGATGTCCGCGCACCACTTCTTCCGCGAGTTCGCGTACTGCGACAGCGGCATGATCCCGTGGCTCCTCGTCGCCCAGATGATCTCCGAGACCGGAACGCCGCTCGCCGATCTCGTCCTGGAAGCGATGAGCCGTTTCCCGACGAGCGGCGAGATCAACCGTCGCGTCGCCGATGCCAAGGCGGTCATGGGGCGCATCCGCGCCACCTACGGCGCGCAGGCGCTCGGCGTCGACGAGACCGACGGCGTGGGGATCGAGCTCGCGCAGTGGCGCTTCAACCTCCGGATGTCGAACACGGAGCCGCTCATCCGCCTGAACGTGGAGACCCGGGGCGACAAGGCTCTCCTCGCCGAGAAGACCGACGAGCTGCTCGCCGCGATCGGCGGCGAGGCCTAG